The genome window TTATCCCTCTTTCTCTCTCCTACCCCCTACTTTTTCTTACTCTAACAGTTGACTTATGGGTgtgtttaacaaaaaaaaaaaaaaaaaacaatattattataaGAACCATGTAAACGTATTTACATATATCTACGTAGGCTAAAGGGTGTGAGGGTTATGGTTGAGACATGATTCGCCACGTAATCATTGTGTGTGTCCGGTTGTGATTGTAAGGTTTCCGGATGTGGTTGAATCGCCGTTGAGGGTTAATGGTGGAAgtgaccgggggggggggggggggggggtgtccgGTTCCGGAAGAGGAACCGGAGTTTCATGATGCGTCGGATAAATTTAAGGTTTTGTCATATATAAGTAAGATGCCACGTAATTGCCACGTAATGATGTCCAAGTAAGCAAGATGGTGACATGTAGGATCAAAAACTAACAGAATTAGTAATTTGTTAACAAAGTGGTGCCAACACAAACTGAATGTCAAGTTGAAGGTGTCGGGcgtcaaagtgttagttggggGTGGCGACGGCCAAAGGTCAATGgttggggtgataaaatccaataaccctttttaacgacaaatttcttttaatcGTTGTCGTCTGTGAGACCTGAACCCAAAATCTCCCCTCTCAGGTGTTTAAAGAATTTGTCTTTGCCAATAGACGAACAATCCTGTGGTCCATATTTTGTCTTTTAATGCCTTTTTATTTATAGTTTCACTTTTACCCTTTTCTTTAAATAATATAGTTATATATTATGCCTTCAACTCATTTAATTAGTTGTGTTGAAAAACCTGTAATAATCTTTGCTCGCCACTTTTTTAAAGATTGAATACCCAATTGTGTTGAAAAATAAGTATTTTTTTGGTATCGTAAATAGCAGGTGCCGATCGATGACCCAAACCGATACTAATTGAACATCGATACCGGTATTAATATTATGAGAAACGGCACCGATATTCATTTTAATAGATTTTAATTAATCTAAAACACATACAAATATCTATTCGAGTACATGACAGACTTTATATTTTGTTCTCTTAACATTGTTATACAGAGTGCCAGTAtataagggtgtaaggagtggttaaacacttgagagtggcaaactaaaaattcgaccaatcagagtgcgccacgtcaatcagtgaaaaatgtttaaactttggtgaaaaatgttggcaatggtttagacatttggtgaagtgataaacattttttttaaaaaggaaaaatatgtgattggttgagattggaatggaccccaccccaaccccccccctctctctctccttcctcccTTCCCCGCGTCGGCATACCATCACcgattccccccccccccctttcatCAAACACCCACGCGGCAAAGTGTTGGCATTGGTTTGCCGCGGGTTTGCCGATCGGTGACTTGAGTTTGCCGCATCTCACTCCTTACCCCCTtaagggtgtagggagtggttagacacttgaGAGTGACAAagtaaaaaatcaaccaatgagagtgtgtcatgttaaagtggtaaactatgctcaaaatgttggcaatggttagacacttggtgaagtggtaaactattttttctTTAAAAAGAAAAACGTGTCATTGGTTGAGATAacatggaccccaccacacaccccCACTCTCTCCCCTCTCCTCCCTCTCCCCGAATCGGTGTTCCCTCACCGATTTTTCTCCCCAAATCGGTAAAACAATTCAGTAAAAAGGTGGGCATTGGGCAAGACATCGGTATAGGTGCCGATGCCTTTTGCCAACACCACTCGGAACCCCCTAAGTACCTAAACAAACCAAATCGATGTTGACCACGTTCTCGCCACATCAAGTAGTCGAATCCCGCAAATATAACATGGTTTACGAAATATAAAAGTATCTAAAAAGAAGTTCCACCACCACAACTAGAAAAGAAGAAAAGAACTCGACTGATAAAAAGGAAGCGTTAAGATGCCGCAGAGTATCCCATCATATAATCCCCCAGGCCCCACTTGTCATATCTTAAcgttcaaaaacaacaaaactattcaaattttaaatttaaattcattatatatattatatcttCTTTTATCTATACTTCAACTTCAATCAAACATACTTAAAATTCAATAACAATCTAATTCAATAAAATCATTAGCATCATGATAATATCATATACTCATATCCAATATCAAAAATTCAaaactaattaaaataaaaaaaaaatactaacaaaaacaataaaaaaaaatcatcatcatctctACCAATCAAAATCACACTTTGTCCTCTCAAACTTCTGATCAGAAACCCTACCTTTAACACTCAACGGAACCTTCAAATCACAGTCAAATTTGGGCTTAAATTTGGGCGTTTTCATCCACCACACTTTAAACCTAATCTTCAACCtcaatttcaaatcaattttgaaaacacCATCACCATTCTCAGCCTCATACTTCCCTTTCACACCACTCACAACCTGTTCACCTTTAAAAACCGCACTCACATTATTCTCCTTCTTATGCCCTAAATAAAACCCTACCACATCCGCCGTTGAAAACCTAACGCCGTGATATAAACCGTTAGCTTCAATCTTATCGTAATAGATCCCTAACCGGCGGTTAGGGTTTCGGAACGTCATGTTAACGGCGAGGTTGTAGTGGAGCGTGTCGTTTGTTTCCGATAGGTTGAATTGCGTAAGCGTGACGTCATCTACGTGAAATTTGGGGACGTTAGGGCGGAAGACGAACCAGAGGATTAGAGTGATGATTGCGAGGATGATTGCGAGTGTGATGAGGATTTGGAAGATGCAGTtgaagatacaactgcagatgcaACTGAAACAGCAGGTTAACGGGTTGCAGGAGCCACCGCCGCCGCGGCGGCGGCTTGGACGGTTGGAGGATTTGGTTTTGGGGGGGATCGAAGGGCCGTAATAGGCGCCGTTGAGATGCGGTTGCTCCGGCGTCGGTGGCATTATCGGAATTTGTAGAGAGAAATTGTGGAGATGTGGGGTTTAGGGTATGGGAGGAGTGGGGGAGTTAAATAGAGTGTGATTATGTATGTAACGTAACGGATGcttttttgtaactttttatgGGTGTATCATGGTTGTATGTTATGCATCTTTGATTGTACGTTTTGTTCGCGATAGCGATGGTTACGTGGAGTGAGAATACGACCGTCGTATGTATCATACTTAAAGcaaaatgtatgtatgtatcatGTTTAACGTTGGAGCACAATTTAAAGGTAAGTTTAAATCATTCGACTTGTATTTtcgttctgatcaaaagaccTAAAACGTCAGCTTGTAATTCGAGGAAAAAAAAACTAAGGACCAGTAATAGAAAAATAAGTGAAATGTGGGACTGACATGATGAATATTTAAATGTGTGACTGACAATGGTCAATAATGTCTAGTTGGAATTATTTAGACGCtccaaataaatattgttttttttttattattatataattatgtTTTATAGTTATCTATCTATTTTGTGCTTATCTATACtattataaaaaggagaagtgatgtacacacatgtaattttacatggcgttcatcattttATGCAATGTGTACAACTAAACAATGCTTATTTTATAAGGGTAAAACTGGAATGAGGATGAATTTTTAAGACACTGAGAGGGTATAATAGTAATTCGACCAACCCATCACACTCACACACCCAAATTTCTTTCCTTCACTGCCCTTGAAAGAAACCTAACAGACTCTCACAATATTTCTTCGAACAAACCTAAGCATTGTTTAGTTGTACACATTGCATaaaatgatgaacgccatgtaAATTTACATGTGTGTTCATCATTTTATGCAATGTGTACAACTAAACAATGCTTATTTTATAAGGGTAAAACTGGAATGAGGATGAATTTTTAAGACACTGAGAGGGTATAATAGTAATTCGACCAACCCATCACACTCACACACCCAAATTTCTTTCCTTCACTGCCCTTGAAAGAAACCTAACAGACTCTCACAATATTTCTTCGAACAAACCTGTGTAATTGAAGACCGAATGTAACTGTGGGAACAATTAATCATGAAATCAATACGATACTGAATGTTTCACATTCGTCGCTTCAATTTACCCTATCCCTTCGATTTATCGGCGATTGAACCCCCTATGCGTTTCAATTTAATCCCATTTTCATGTGTTCTACCCTTCGTCCTTTAAGCAATTGGTAATTCGAAGCGAGATCGATTTACAAGCAGGCCCTGGGGAAGAAATTCAGTAAAAGTGAGTTCTAGGTTTTGGTTAATTTGGTGTTGTGATTCGATATGTAGAAGCATTTGCTAGGTATTTCGTTTTATTACTTATTATTTTTGAATTGCAATCTGGTCGGTTCTTTACTTTTTGGGGGTAACCGTTCCTCAGATGCAAGTCAAAGGAGTGCAAACTTGAAgttcttttgttttcttcttgGTGTCTGACAATGAAATTGTTTATGGGTTACCATTTTGATGTCTCGTAGATTTAAGATTACAAACAGTCTTTAATTTGATAACTTGGTATGTGTATAttgttgtatttttttattgtgtGTGAAGGGACACATATGTGAAGGCTATGGCAGGCGAGCGTCCAGATGATCGCAACGACATAGGTTAAATatcttttttattgttttatttgtaaTATAAGTGTTTATGAATGTATTGAATACTTATTTGGcgtctcacactagaatttacTCTATGATGACAATGAAACTAATAAGACTTGTTAATATCAAATCTTGTTAAGTGAGATTGAAATATCAAATTCAGAAACCAATGTTATATTTTTCTAGGATTAACTCTTTGATTATTTTTCGGTTATTAGAGTTGCAGCCCAGTCAAAATCATCTTGGTGGTGTCACAAGAATATTAATGGTCACACATGACACGGAAAATAAGAGACCCCACTGAAGAAGGAATATATGCAGATACATGTACAACTTAACCAAGTAAATATATGCTATGTTTGATTACATATTCAATGTTCATTAGCGCTTACTTTTTACTTTGTTTCAGTGGAGGCATATGTGAAATTTGTCAATCACTTGGCCAACCAGCCCTTCTTGAGCTGCTTATTCAACCTGACTCATACGAGGATACGGAAATCAAAGATTTGAGGCCTTCAAGGAAGAAAGGTATGTATTGTGAGGCATTATTTTATAAATGCCCAAAGTTACAATAATGCTATTGATGGTTGTATTGTATCTGCTTTAATCACATTTTTGCAATATATTTTTCTGGTCCAGCATAAGCCCATGTCAGAGATTACATCTGGAATATGATGTGGAATATACCATCAGGGCAAACTTCATGTTAACCGTTATAAACAATTTGAACCATATGTTGGAAGTGAGAGTATTGGTGATGAAATAATAATATTTGGGCGTGGAAATATTAATATATCTTTTGATAGAGATATAGTTGTTGTGGAAATATGTAGTTGCTGATAAGTCATTTATTCTCTTTTTCAATTCAGTGCACTATAAACTATTAAAGAGCATCATTATTTGCTTGTTAATATTTCATTTTTAAATTGTGTttcagatgatgaagaagatgatggtgtCCACGTAGCATCGTGCAGCGCTGCTGTTGCTCCCAGAATTGCCAATCCAGCACAAGGATCTGCTGAGAATGTGATAATTCTCCTTCTCCTTCTGACTGTGTTGTTGGCATTATAAACATAAACTGGCATGCATAAGTTATATTAAATATAATTCTTGTCATAGTCACTATGATTGATGAATTTGATGAACACGTTGTTATTAATTCATGGTGACTGTTGCTATGATTGATGAATTCGACGATTGATTTTATGTTGGTGTTTTTAGGGAAAACTGGAGAAGTGGTTAGATCATATTTACCTAACTTATACCAATAGTTTGTAGGATTTAAAAGCTTTCAGAAATATAAGGGAGAAGTAATATAAGTTGGGTAAATTGTTGCACAGTAATATAAAGGAGATCAGATCATCATATTTACCTAAATTTCAGTGACCTTTCAGAAATATAACGGAGATCATCAATCGTGTTTATCATGGGCATTAAAAGCAGTGGGGTGGGGTTCCGGTTAGTCGTACTTGACACGACTATTGTAATTACAAATCTATCCAGCATTTGGAAGATAGAAATAAGTACAATAAATAAAGAATAATCGCGTGCGGAATATTGAGACAAGTATAATGTATTACAGGGTGGTGTGCAAGAGCTGCGGGAAGTTCGGGTGGGGAGGTTGCGGCGAGCATGTGAAGTTGGTGTATGGGGGTATAGAAAAGGTTAAGCATTGTATGTGTCGGTCGTGGCCTGGGGTTGTAGTTTCTGAGACGGCTTCGGCTACTACATCTGTTGCTGCAGCTACTGCTACATCTACTGTAGGTAATCGTCGTTCTTTTTTTAGAAGTAAAGAACACCACTGGTCAAGTGTCGTTCGTGAATCGTTTCtaaattttaagttttaaaatttTGATGATCATAACAAAAGTTATGTACTTGTATATTGGCAAGATAGATTGATGGTTATGAAAAATGGATAAAAAGGAATTATAACGTTGGAAGACAATGTGTTTCCTGTCGTTGGTATATCATTTTTGTTTTGTGAAGTGTAATATAACATTTAATCAAATAAAACTTTCGGTATGAATATGTAACCGAAGATGTATAATATATGCTAATATTGTTTCGCTTATGATGTTTTAAACGTAATTTAAGCTTGATACAAGATGCGTTTTAATAAGATTTAAGTGGGATAAGCTACTATAATTTCGCGTAACTCGTGATGTGAAACAACACATCTGAACAAAACCTAGCAATAAGCAAGAACTCTGCACCAGAGTTCCAGAAAAACAAAATGATGACCCGTTTGACCTACACTCTTAACGAAATCGAGGGCCCGTTTGAAGTATCTCAAGATGGCACCATCAAATTCGACGAAAAAGACGGGATCGATTACGCTACAGTGACCGTTCGCTTCCTGCAGCGTAAGTGTTGGTTTGAAGTGTTATGGAGTTTGACTTCAGGGTTTGTTTTTCTCGTCCGAGTATATGCTGCTGCCTGGGTTTTTGTTGCTGTCTGGGGTCCGAGTTATTGCTACTGTCCGGGTTTATTCTGCTGTCCGACCCAAAAGTTTTTTTCATTTGTATGCCGATGTGTTTGGGCTGTGGTTTTCTGCTTTGAGCCGGGGTAGTTTTTCCTGCCTTCCAACTTGATCCAGGTCTGAGAAAACCCCATCAGGTACTAAATGCTATATGTCAAAAGGCCTTCTCAACCGTTTCCTTTTGTAAATAAAGTTTTAAAGAATGAAGCAACTCAACCCCGTGTTGTTACCTTTTTTCGTACCATGAAAACTAAAAATTTGACACATGTATAGCCTGGAAAGCTCATGCAAACAAAGCCAATAAGTCATCTTATATACtgatgtatgtatatatattgcAAGTTGGTTGCAGGCAGCATGAACTTGAAGAATTACTTGGGACCTAAAAGAAGCCAAGTTGGTTGCAGACAGCATGAAGTTGAAGAATTAGTTAGGACCTGTGTGCTGGGCGGTCCATCATGGAAAGGTCAATCACAAGGAGGCTGGTAGGAACAAGTGTAGGGTTTAGTCGCTCGACAACGCCAGTGCTGGCGACCGGCAAGGAATAATCCGACGTTGAGTTACATGATTGTCATTGGACCAGGTGTTGGTGCAGGAAACATTAATAATGACAGAATTCGTGTCGGAGATGGTGACGCTGACGGTGGCGATGAGAGAGGGATGAACAGTAAGAGAGATGTTAGCCAGCTGGCGAAAGCGTTGGAGATGGATTTGGATTCGGAGAAGAGTGATAATGAACAAGGTGGTGGTGATGAGGATGATGAAGGTAGTGGTGGTTTCTTTGTTTGTAATATTTGTTTGGAGATGGCTATGGATCCGGTTTTGACATGTTGCGGTCACTTGTTTTGTTGGTGTTGTTTTTATCAGTTGTCGTATGTGGATTCGAGTGCGAAAGAATGTCCTATTTGTAAGGGGGAAGTGACAGATTCGAGTATTACACCGATTTACAGGAATGGTAGGAATCAGCCTGTTTTGAATTTGGAAAACGGTGTTAAGATACCTCCAAGACGGcaaattttcttttattttttaagacTTACGCTATCATCCCTTGTACTGTCGTcaccgctgcaacgcgcgggttccTCACTAGTAATGATTAGAAGTAAAACGATTGATGTATATATCTCTTAActtttataattatttattaGTGTTTTTAAGAGATCAAAGCTTATATTATGTTTTTTAAAATATtgaaaagagtaaactgccattttggtccctgtggtttgggcacttttgccattttagtccaaatctcaaactttttacatctgggtccctgtggtttgcattttgttgccattttagtccaaatttcaaaaaccccCTAATTTGACTGTTGAAAGCTgcttattttgtcctttagtgcaggggtattttggtcatttatgttttattataaactgatcatcatcatccccaaaaataatcagctctctctctctctcttttctctctctctatagcaccaccaccaccgccacctcctccctctctctcttccATCTctctagcaccaccaccaccgccataaCCTCCTTCCACAACCACCtgtttccaccatcaccacccattCACCCACCGCCGCATCATCCACCTCCAAACCCTAACCGATTCAATTTCTGATTCAAAATCAACACCTAATGTAAATTGAATCCAATTCAATTTCtgaaaaaaatcaacaaacgATTTCTGAACAAAAACAAATAGACAAAAAATACAAGATGAATTACCATTCTCCTTCTCATTAATCTCTCCAAAGCTCACATCTGATTTCTGAACAAAATCTGATTCGATTTCTGAACAAAGCTCACCACCGCCATCATAATCCAGATCAACTCCTTCCTCGTTTACCCCCttctctctatagcaccaccaccaccgcccccATCTGCCACCACCGCCCCCATCTCAAACCCGAGCCACACCATAACCACCTCCACTGCCGTCGTCAACCACCCCcttacatcatcatcataatcaccgtccatcatcatcatcatcagtcatcatcatcataatcagtCATCGTCAACCACCCCCTATTTACAGATCTGAAAAGAAAGAACGATGGAGGAGAGATACAGGTCTTCACCGTGAGTGGGGATGAGGTCGCCGGAGTGGGGATGAGGTCGCTGTAGTGGGGATGAGGTCGCTGGTGAGTGGGGATGAGGTTGCCGGAATGGGGATGAGGTCGCTGGTGCTCAGGTGGGACGATGACGATGgtggatctgagtttggttttacTCACATATGTGTATTCACGCCTGAGTTTCGAtttagagagagaagagagagagtcagtTGGGGTAAAGAGGTTGAGATaggggatgatgatgatttatttgGGGATGATGTTAATTAAGAATATGTAAAATGAaaagcaaaatgaccaaaatgcccctgaactaaaagacaaaataggaggttgcaacagtcaaaaatatggggtttttgaattttggactgaaatggcaacaaaatgcaaaacACAGGGaaccagatgtaaaaagtttgagatttggactaaaatggcaaaagtgcccaaaccacatggaccaaaatggcagtttactctattgaAAAACATTACAACTATCAAACCATGAATACCAAATTACTTGTCACTTTTGGCCGATAAATAATCTCATTTAACTCAATTTGGCAGATAATAATTCAAAGTCAGTTATTGGACGATAATAATCTAAACTGgtcaatttttttgtaaaatagtatgccgttaaaatagctttacggagttaagttttttttccaaattacaataCAATGTTTAGGGCTTTTGATCGGAACGAGAATACGAGTCGAttaatgtaaaacttacctcgaaattgtgctcgaaatggcttgatttttgttatttgaagtttaaacacccgaattgaagcacagttttcgtgggttggggtagtatttcgaggtaagttttacatcaatcgactcgtatctgtcacaccccgaaatatcagagcatggcgtgactggaccggtatcttcattgcacagcggaagcaaaaagctaagacttctaaacaatgaacgccgctaagtactcgaattcccatgggttctcctattccaaccgttccatatttttgaaaatgcagcctgagaaagaacatgcgaaaaagtcaacataaagttgagcgagttcatagtttgtcttgaaaagatttaaaataaatctttttgataaccggttttaaagtttttgagaaaatatagtaaaattattttcttggcatgatatatgaaaaactgtgagtctagcccacaatagtctttgtgtattgcacgagagagagtgggccgagcccaaacgaacttttataagcaggatcagcgcgtcctcttacttaggtataatttgaaaaacgttatcaaagtttgtaaatccatgtatttgtgagcttacatcaaatgaatcttaaaaacatttgaaagttcagtttataagtaggtatgtaatgcgtctatgaacatgttgatcattaatgtgtagctaagacattaatatgtgtgccgacataggaagcactcaacccggtagacgatttaagtgtcgattcacttcgacagggacacaaaagcactctaagtggccgcacaaggaccgtgagtggggctcgcccgtacccgatagatctatcccctgttccgtggtccttaaaaggattaatggtgcctaagttagcgcctattcgcacgtgatccaagagttcattccatagcttaatcataccctagttaatatgtatttcaaaagaaaaagggggacataaacccattgggttgtctcgttgttcgtacgcagaccaacccagtcccgttgtagtaactaggacattcccgtcactagtcatgaaaatcatgcacgtttgtgaaaatatgcgtttgttttgtaaaaccggtatgtttagtataaaccgttcataaaccatttgagttccttgaaatcaattcgcaatatggtttagaaatatgagttttcgttcaacgaaaagttgtttatttttgcaaaacctgcatgtctttccacccccgaaaacatttgtaaaaatgtaaaacagtaaaaagtgggggttatgaactcaccttgacattcctgtgcaaagctagcctagcgtgattccgtagtgtcattCCACGAATGTGATGtagctagcgtgcatctatagtattcctaacagggaataacttatcagtttctaatttaagcgtagctaaactacgtgtccgagctctaccgagtcgtaaaTAAGACGACTCTACGAAGGTGTTGTTATTTTGATttagaataaccaatctatggttatGTGATCCCATTTAATCGGGATAGAAACTAAGTCTCAAAATCGACTTAGTTTTTCCAagtgatttaaaatatatatatttatatataacatATGTACAAAGTTGTGTTGGTCGCCGCGGTTAGAAGGCGTAGGTGAATAGTGGTACGTATCCGAAATGTCGTACGTGGTGCGGTACtataccgttgtagttttcgtaagatgtaaacaaatatatatatatatatattcgaatCCTTGGCGTTcagaataaataaaaaaaaaaccttatttttattttataaaagtatacgTACAAACGGCGTTTGTAGTAAATATAacgattttatttattttgtaaagTCGCGCAAATTAGCGACGTTTGAAATTAATATGAGTAATCGTATTCGTTTGATAAGAATATTCGGATTCTAAATTGTTGaaagaaatataaataattacATTTACTTTATAAGATTTCCGAATATtagatgtttgaaataaatatgaaAACTACATTTAGTGCGTAAGAGAGTTTAAAGTCGTCGTTTTTGAACTACAAATACGTGTCGTGTTTCGGATTTTTATgaaaatcggacagagtttcctctgttttagGATAACCCGACAACTAACGTgtcgatatatttttcaaaattcaacaaattTTCAACAACAATTCAATCATGTAATCAAACTATATAAAGCTTTCGTcgagtaaaataaatgtaaactaaTACCAAAACGAaacgggtcgagctcggtcgcgtttAATGATAAATATAAAATCTAATCTAACATATATATACGAGAGTTTTAACGCGTTgttaaaactttaccgggtcttaGCGTCGACTGAGTTGACTCATGAGTTGACCAGGTCTGACCtggtcaactgagttgaccggtTGAATCGACCGAGTCGAACCGTGTTTAATCAGAACCCTAACCAAGTAAATCCTTCACTGAGCCGAACCCGAATAAACCAATTTTTGACTGAAACTGAACTAGTCCGCATTGTTGACCCGAGTTAACTGTCATTGACTACGGTTGACTGTTGTTGACTTAGGTTGACCGATCCTTGACCCGAACATCGAACTTCAACATCTGAACCACTACTAAACTGAGACCCAAAATAACATCGCCACTGCCGCGCCGTCGGCCAGTATCCCAATGGCTCCGCCGTCCTGCCGTTGCCGCCACCATCACCAGCGTCGATATCATCAACCGCATCCGCTGTCAACCACCACTTCTAACCTGAAACGAGACCAATCGGTCGGGATTTTTGTCGGTCTAGAGCGATTCTGAGAAGAAAGGAGTAGATCGAAGGTTTTACTCGAACCAGAATATTACCTGATGCCGCCGGGGCCCTCTACCGTTACTCGAACCCCCCCTCTCTGTCGTCGTTGCCAGCGACGGTCTTCACCATCGCTCTCTCTCATCCTCCGAATCTCTCTCTCTGCCTCTGATTCTCGTCGCCGCCGCGGCGGTCTCACCTCCACCCGTCGCTCTTCAACCGACAAATGCCGCCACCACAGGTGGTGGTCGGCCAGCCATCTAAGCGAGCAGGGAGACCGAAATGGGGGTAGAGGTGGCGTGGGTTCCCTTGTATATGCAGGTTGGAATCGAGAAGGGAGGACAAGGGgtgtgtttggtgtgttttaCATCTGAGATTTCTAAGAAAATAAGGATAGATGAAGTTCTGTGAGTTGATATGTATACATCGAGAGGGAAAGGGAAGCAGACAAGGGTTTTGTGATTTGATTTGTCTGTGTTTGAATTTTGTTAAGGGATGTTGTGGATAAGGTGCAACAAAGAGGGAGATGAGGGGGGGATCTTGTGGTGTCGGCTGTAAAAGTGAGGTTTATTAGGGTTATACTACCCATTTATACATAGGGTTCATctagtgggctttgggcttgggcccaaggcccacaagcccaatcccgGTGTTTAGGGGCCCGTAATTTTTCTATGAAACCCGTTACCAAAAACCGTGCTCCACTTAACGTCGAAAGATaaaaattttattattaaaatacgTAGAGCATAATCAGTAGTCGTAGTCGTTTGTGCGCTCGATCGTCGATTATGGTTAATTTCGCATAAAGTCACGTTATTTGTCGTTCTAACCGTTTTTCGTTCCGTTTTCGACTACggtagttaaaatttaattatggagctaaaatatatcttaaaaatttaatatttgtcggcgttgtcagtactTTGTACGGTGTCAGTTCGTTGTCGCTTAATGTCCAGCAGATTTCCCTTAATTCACCATACGCGTTCTGAAAGGTTAGATAGGCGTTCCTAAGCAT of Helianthus annuus cultivar XRQ/B chromosome 1, HanXRQr2.0-SUNRISE, whole genome shotgun sequence contains these proteins:
- the LOC110879929 gene encoding NDR1/HIN1-like protein 3, which produces MPPTPEQPHLNGAYYGPSIPPKTKSSNRPSRRRGGGGSCNPLTCCFSCICSCIFNCIFQILITLAIILAIITLILWFVFRPNVPKFHVDDVTLTQFNLSETNDTLHYNLAVNMTFRNPNRRLGIYYDKIEANGLYHGVRFSTADVVGFYLGHKKENNVSAVFKGEQVVSGVKGKYEAENGDGVFKIDLKLRLKIRFKVWWMKTPKFKPKFDCDLKVPLSVKGRVSDQKFERTKCDFDW